Sequence from the Candidatus Zixiibacteriota bacterium genome:
GAGCTATACGTGATTACATCGACTCCCACAACCAGCACCCCAAGGCCTTCGTCTGGACCGCCTCGGTCGAGGCCATCATGAAGAAAATATCCAAATGTAAAGAAGCGTTAGATACAGGACACTAGAAGCCTCCTCTGGCACCAAGTTCCTCCCAATAGATTCTTCTGTATGCATCATCCCAGGAATTCGAATACGGAGCATCCATGATGTTGCCGTTGAGTAACCAGTTATATGTGTAGCTCCCATAGTAACTCAGTCCCATCGCTCGAGTCTGCCAAAGATGTGCCCGTTCTTCGTTAACCGTAGCTGGCGGGTGCCCCACCCGCTTGCGGGTGGGAATAGCCGTCAGCCGCCCCCCAAAACCCCACCTGCAAGCAGGTGGGCCACCCAGCTTTCCCCTAAAACACCGAAAACTTAAAATACTTTCTCGGGTTCTTTTCGATATCCGTGACCAGATTGTTAATCCGAACAATCAGGTTCGTCACTTCATTGTACAGCGCCGTGTCGTTCACCAGTAGCCCCATGTTCCCCGCCCGGCTGTTTATCTTTGCCGTGATCGAATCGAGCCGCGCGCTCGTTGAGGCCAACCTGTCATACAACGCCGGGTCATCCATCAGCTTGCCGACTGACCCTTTTCCTTCAGTGACTTGGCTGGTCAGCCGCTCGCTGAAGTTTCCGATTTTCTCAATTGATGACGTCAGCCGTTCCTGGTTCTTCTGCAAGTCACGTGTGAGAAGTGCCAGATCGGACAATAGGCGCGTCATCTGCTGATACAGTACCTTGTCCGTTGCCAACTGGCCAAGTGTTCCCTCACCTCGGTTCATGCGACCCAAAAGCGTATCCAGATTCCCGGCCAATGAGCCGGCTCTGTTCAGCGCCGTCTCCCCTGCTTTGAACATGGCGGCCGCTTCACCAACGTCGCGGGTGGCAATCACCTCGTTTTCTTTGACTAATTCAAGCCCTTTAGTCCCCGGAAAGATTTCGACATACTTGTCTCCAAGAAAACCGATAGTCCCAAGCGCGACCTCGGAGTCCTTTGTCAGCATATGCCAGACCGATTTCTTCACCCGGCAGGTCACTTTGACCTGGCGCAGAGAATCCAAATTTACAAACGTGACCGAGCGGACATTCCCCACTTCCACCCCGGACATCCAGACCGGCGAACCATTGACCAGCCCGTTCACGTTCTTGAAATAACAGATGAACATCCCCTTTGACTCGAAGATGGATGTTCCTCCGCCTGTCAGCGAGGCCCACATTGCGGTGGCAATGGCAAACATAACGAGGAGGCCGACTTTCAGCTTTCCCCAGCGAACTCCGATTGATCGTTTCATATATTTAGCCTTGTATTCTCACTCTATCGGCAGACAGATATTTTCCTATTCAGACACCCGGCGTGTGGTTGACGAACTTCCGCTCGGCCACAGCGGTAAACGAAGCCCGGAATGGTTCGAGAAAATCCTGCACGCGCCGGTCGACGGAATCTCGCAACCCGGCCAGGTCGCCATCGAACACCAACTCGCCCCCGTGAATCACGATAAATCGGTTGGCAATCGCCAGGGCATCGGCAATCTGATGGGTCACTACGATAGTCGAGATCGCCTTCTCCTTGGTCAGCTTGTTTATCAACCATAGAACATTCTCAGTTGACTGCGGGTCCAATCCGGTCGTGGGTTCATCGTACAGCATGATTTTGGGATTGGTGGAGAGCAGCGCCCGACCGATTGCCACCCGACGCTGCATGCCGCCGGATAGCTGTTCGGGCAGCTTGTCGACTATCTCATCAGCGTCCAATCCAACGAACCCCAGCATCTCCACCACTTTCTCTTCGATCTCGGCCCAGGTCATCTTGGTGTGCTCAAGCAGATAGTAACCCACGTTCTCGCCCACCGTAAGCGAATCGAACAGCGCGCCATCCTGAAACACCATGCCGATGCTCTTGCGGATCTCGCGTTTTTGTCGTTCCCGCATTACGCATATGTTCTCCCCGTCAATGATCACCTCGCCGCTCTGAGCGCAGACTAGGCCAAGGATGAGTCGGAGAATGGTCGACTTTCCCGAACCGGATGGCCCCATAATGACAGCCGATTCGGTCTGGTCGATTTTGAACGAGATATTCTTCAGCACCGACTTGTCATCATAGGAGAAGTTGACATTGCGCAGCTCGATCATAGGTACCCCTTGATGAACGAATAGATCACCTTGGTGATGAAGAAATTGACTATGAGGATCGTAATCGATGTCAGCACGACGGAATTGGTCGTCGCCTGGCCAACCCCTTTGGTGCCTCCTTCAGAAGAGAACCCCTTGTAACAGGAAATGAACGCGATGACAAACGAGAACAAAAACGGCTTGAACAGCCCCATGAACAGGTTGCCGAAAATAAGCCGTTCCCGTACCGAGGCCCAGTACATGGTGGAACTGACATGGGCGATAAACACCGCAATCACCCAGCCGCCGAGAATGGCGATAACATCGCAGACAACCGTGAGAACGGGAGTCATAATGATCAGCGATATCAGACGAGGCGTGGCAATCTTTCGAATCGGGTCTATGCCAAACGCCACCATGGCGTCGATTTGATTCGATGACTTCATAGCGCCGATCTCGGCCGTAATCCCGGCTGCAACGCGAGCCGCGATCATCAATCCGGTTAGTGTCGGTCCGAGTTCACGGACGATCGCAATGGCCATGATCCGTCCCAAATAATCCTTGGCGCCGAAATCGGCAAGCTCCTGCGAAAACGCCAGCGCGAATCCCTGCCCCGCGAAGACGCCCGTCAGAACAACCAGATACAGCGAACCGACGCCGATCAGGTACATCTGCTCGAATGTCTCGGGTATATAAAATGGACGGCCAAGCAGTGAGGCCAACATCCGCCCCGAGAAAAAAAACAACTGCTGGCTTTCGTAAGCGGTATTTTTGAGCCAGTTGTTTAGCGCCGAGAGAATGGAACAGTCCTTTCGTTTCCGGCCTATGGTAGGTCCCAAGTCGTTTGGCGTCAAGGTTTATCGGGCATCAGCCGCAGCCTGTCAATCATCCTCCTTACCTCTCGTTACAACTACTCCCTTCTAAAGCGAGTAACAATCGGTGTCGATACCTGAAAGACTGGTAATTCTACATGAGGGCGGCTATGCAAGAGAAACATATCAAACGGTGCGGCAACTGCGGTGTCTGGTTAACCGCAAGCGATTTCGTAAACAACCCGGACCTCGTGCCGATTGGCATGATGTTCATTGAAGACGATACGACGACCGCCTACTACATGTTTCAGCATGAAACACCAAACTGCCGTTCGAGTTTGGCCGTACCGGCAAATGAATTCAGGGAGTTCATTGTCGAGCCGGTTCCAGACCAGGTGCTGACACTCTCGGAGTGTTGCAAAGAACATTGTGTCAAGTTGAACGACCTCAGCAACTGCAAACAGCCCTGCTACTTTGCGCCGTTCCGTCGGTTTCTTTTTCAGATGATTGAGAAAAAGGGACGCGCGGCTGTCCCCGACATCGGCATCAAATCCTGGTAGAGGCCAAGACCCCGAACCACTTCCACAGTGGGTTGGGGTCCTGACCACAGACCCCGCGATTACGCCGAGGTTTTCTGCGGAGCCGTCTGAAACGAATACTTGTATCCCGCCCAGAGCGCAATTACCCAGAACAGAATATCCATCGGGGAAAATCCCGCTTTCAAAATCTCCCAGGCCAGACCCGGGGTCAACTGCGAGATGA
This genomic interval carries:
- a CDS encoding MlaD family protein yields the protein MKRSIGVRWGKLKVGLLVMFAIATAMWASLTGGGTSIFESKGMFICYFKNVNGLVNGSPVWMSGVEVGNVRSVTFVNLDSLRQVKVTCRVKKSVWHMLTKDSEVALGTIGFLGDKYVEIFPGTKGLELVKENEVIATRDVGEAAAMFKAGETALNRAGSLAGNLDTLLGRMNRGEGTLGQLATDKVLYQQMTRLLSDLALLTRDLQKNQERLTSSIEKIGNFSERLTSQVTEGKGSVGKLMDDPALYDRLASTSARLDSITAKINSRAGNMGLLVNDTALYNEVTNLIVRINNLVTDIEKNPRKYFKFSVF
- a CDS encoding ATP-binding cassette domain-containing protein; translation: MIELRNVNFSYDDKSVLKNISFKIDQTESAVIMGPSGSGKSTILRLILGLVCAQSGEVIIDGENICVMRERQKREIRKSIGMVFQDGALFDSLTVGENVGYYLLEHTKMTWAEIEEKVVEMLGFVGLDADEIVDKLPEQLSGGMQRRVAIGRALLSTNPKIMLYDEPTTGLDPQSTENVLWLINKLTKEKAISTIVVTHQIADALAIANRFIVIHGGELVFDGDLAGLRDSVDRRVQDFLEPFRASFTAVAERKFVNHTPGV
- a CDS encoding ABC transporter permease translates to MGPTIGRKRKDCSILSALNNWLKNTAYESQQLFFFSGRMLASLLGRPFYIPETFEQMYLIGVGSLYLVVLTGVFAGQGFALAFSQELADFGAKDYLGRIMAIAIVRELGPTLTGLMIAARVAAGITAEIGAMKSSNQIDAMVAFGIDPIRKIATPRLISLIIMTPVLTVVCDVIAILGGWVIAVFIAHVSSTMYWASVRERLIFGNLFMGLFKPFLFSFVIAFISCYKGFSSEGGTKGVGQATTNSVVLTSITILIVNFFITKVIYSFIKGYL